A single region of the Pelobates fuscus isolate aPelFus1 chromosome 4, aPelFus1.pri, whole genome shotgun sequence genome encodes:
- the DSCC1 gene encoding sister chromatid cohesion protein DCC1 yields the protein MDRTREEVAATLQIAKVNAEDFRSTVHCLSFNHAFNSGDYSLMELDDALCKEIEAGGSLVIRGEKSDHAVLCSESKTYDLKIADTSNLLLFIPGCKTPDQLLVDQQELNVVRCEIAGFSNHYWELRRCRPKLKKLKKLLMENTYDGPENQGNGDNDTSLYTTDDLLNQIQASNEELLEHLKVIHACNIKGFWRILDFDYEMKILNHVTQLVDSESWSFSKVPLNECLQELRPLEPEEMIEHCLNCYGKKFQEDGKINYVYFALNEDKICRATAQMLLQNAVKFNLAEFQEVWQQSVPEGMMTRTDQLKGLALVDRTSRPETICLLKTEDLPEDTQERFNSLFTMREKWMEADIAPYIKDLCGEKQTIGALLTKYARCSVQNGIKLYNSRRPIS from the exons ATGGACCGGACacgggaagaagtggcggccactTTGCAGATCGCGAAGGTAAACGCAGAGGACTTCCGCAGCACGGTGCATTGCCTTTCGTTCAATCATGCCTTTAATTCTGGGGACTACAGTCTGATGGAGCTGGACGATGCCCTGTGCAAGGAGATTGAGGCTGGTGGCAG TCTTGTCATTCGAGGGGAGAAAAGTGATCATGCTGTTCTTTGTAGTGAAAGCAAAACCTACGATCTTAAAATCGCAGATACGTCCAACTTGCTTCTCTTTATTCCTGGATGTAAAACCCCCGACCAGTTGCTTGTTGATCAACAGGAACTAAATGTTGTTCGATGTGAG ATTGCTGGTTTCTCTAACCATTACTGGGAACTTCGAAGATGCCGACCAAAGCTGAAAAAATTGAAGAAACTTCTGATGGAAAATACTTATGACGGACCAGAAAATCAGGGTAATGGAGACAACGACACTTCATTG TATACCACAGATGATCTATTGAATCAAATTCAAGCCAGCAACGAAGAGTTGTTAGAGCACTTGAAAGTTATACATGCGTGTAATATTAAAG GTTTTTGGAGAATTCTTGATTTTGATTATGAAATGAAGATTCTTAACCATGTGACTCAGCTAGTTGATTCTGAGTCGTGGTCGTTCAGTAAAGTTCCTTTAAATGAATGTCTTCAGGAGTTGAGACCCCTGGAGCCAGA GGAAATGATTGAGCACTGTCTAAACTGCTATGGCAAGAAGTTTCAGGAGGATGGTAAGATCAATT ATGTCTATTTTGCCCTCAATGAGGACAAAATATGCAGAGCTACAGCCCAAATGCTCCTCCAGAATGCAGTAAAGTTTAACCTTGCTGAATTTCAGGAAGTGTGGCAGCAGAGCGTCCCAGAAGGCATGATGACTAGGACTGACCAATTAAAG GGTTTGGCCTTGGTGGATCGAACATCTAGACCAGAGACTATCTGTCTGTTGAAAACTGAGGACTTACCAGAAGACACCCAGGAGCGGTTTAACAGCTTATTTACTATGAGAGAGAAGTGGATGGAAGCGGACATCGCTCcatatataaa GGACCTGTGCGGGGAGAAGCAAACCATCGGAGCACTGTTGACTAAATATGCCCGGTGTTCTGTTCAGAATggtattaaattatataattccAGGCGGCCAATTTCATAA